Proteins encoded by one window of Cloeon dipterum chromosome 2, ieCloDipt1.1, whole genome shotgun sequence:
- the LOC135935467 gene encoding calcium-independent phospholipase A2-gamma-like isoform X1, which produces MASSFKGVKSGRRCSRLAMRCYNTTSEGAAAATAPAATREAAGRMSALSQLQVLQQFSKQLVRAAYEQAVSREWLRSLQQAAAALASDRTNSAAETQPTHKVTRLDEVVKKQDDNSVQTYILPRIFSSLAYNLEKVEGRVEAAGQPEIVPEWKLKRTKEVSKLVVEARTRSLLTSIASAESVASKLKRIEDLSDLIKQHPVAKSYSVKHGGINTLLRMRAHERNELTMLSIREALAMMGYVDPLPGRGIRILSMDGGGTRGVMVIQLLRRLEELTGKRVCEMFDFICGVSTGAIMACLYGPHKRNLEDCSLLYKEISSRIFSRSPIWGTSKLLWSHSYYDTEHWEELLKTYIGTIPLIKTARDPSCPKMAAVSTVVNQAEVMPYIFRNYELPEGVPALYTGSSRHQLWEAPRASAAAPSYFGEFRTGDLLHQDGGVLVNNPTAIAIHEAKMLWPGEQLQCVVSFGTGRCHPLDLAIKNAATNGNGDSYSSWKQKFTKILESATDTEAVHNMLHDLLPNNVYFRFNPYVKEVSSMFEIRPEKLEELEREASLYARRNEEKFHQVAATLTQPRTYLQKGQDWIKQQTTLLTSRKP; this is translated from the exons ATGGCCTCATCCTTCAAGGGTGTCAAAAGCGGTCGGAGATGCTCCCGTCTTGCAATGag GTGCTACAACACAACGAGCGAGGGTGCGGCCGCAGCAACAGCCCCGGCGGCCACGAGAGAGGCGGCCGGCAGAATGTCGGCCCTTTCGCAGCTGCAAGTGCTGCAGCAGTTTAGCAAGCAACTGGTGCGCGCCGCCTACGAGCAGGCCGTGAGCCGCGAGTGGCTGCGTAGCCTGCAACAGGCGGCCGCCGCGCTGGCCTCGGACCGCACAAATTCAGCGGCCGAGACGCAGCCCACCCATAAGGTGACGCGGCTCGACGAGGTGGTCAAGAAGCAGGATGACAACTCGGTGCAGACCTACATCCTGCCGCGCATTTTCAGCAGCTTGGCGTACAACCTGGAGAAGGTCGAGGGCCGCGTTGAGGCCGCTGGACAGCCTGAAATCGTGCCTGAGTGGAAGCTGAAGAGGACCAAAGAGGTTTCAAAG TTGGTGGTTGAAGCAAGGACGCGGAGTTTGCTGACCTCGATTGCCTCAGCCGAGAGCGTCGCGTCCAAACTAAAGCGGATTGAGGACCTCAGTGACCTCATCAAGCAGCATCCAGTTGCCAAGAGCTACTCAGTCAAG CATGGAGGCATCAACACACTTTTGCGAATGAGAGCGCACGAGAGGAACGAACTGACAATGCTTTCAATCAGAGAAGCCCTTGCCATGATGGGCTACGTTGACCCCTTGCCTGGTAGGGGAATTAGGATCTTAAGCATGGATGGAGGTGGAACGAG AGGGGTCATGGTGATCCAGTTGCTGCGCAGACTGGAAGAGCTGACTGGGAAGCGGGTGTGCGAAATGTTCGACTTCATTTGCGGAGTGAGCACAGGTGCCATCATGGCGTGTCTATACGGGCCACACAAAAGGAACCTGGAGGACTGCTCGCTGCTGTACAAGGAGATTAGCTCGCGTATTTTCTCCAGGAGCCCCATCTGGGGCACCAGCAAGCTGCTGTGGAGCCACTCTTACTATGACACCGAGCATTGGGAGGAGCTGCTCAAAACCTACATTGGCACCATACCACTAATCAAAACTGCCAGAGACCCTAGCTGTCCCAAG ATGGCAGCCGTGTCTACCGTGGTGAACCAAGCAGAAGTGATGCCCTACATTTTCCGCAACTATGAGTTACCTGAGGGCGTGCCAGCCCTTTACACTGGCAGCAGCAGGCACCAACTTTGGGAAGCGCCGCGCGCCTCTGCTGCCGCTCCTTCCTACTTTGGAGAGTTCAGGACAGGTGACCTCCTGCACCAG GATGGTGGTGTTTTGGTGAACAATCCAACGGCCATCGCCATCCACGAGGCTAAAATGCTTTGGCCCGGCGAACAGCTGCAGTGTGTTGTCTCTTTTGGCACTGGCCGCTGCCACCCTCTCGACCTGGCCATTAAAAACGCCGCCACCAACGGCAATGGTGATTCATACTCTTCTTGGAAGCAGAAATTCACTAAAATCCTGGAAAGTGCGACGGACACTGAAG CCGTGCACAACATGCTGCACGATTTGCTGCCGAACAACGTGTACTTCCGATTCAACCCTTATGTGAAGGAAGTGTCAAGCATGTTCGAGATCAGACCGGAGAAGCTAGAGGAGTTGGAGAGGGAAGCCAGTCTCTACGCCCGCAGGAACGAAGAGAAATTCCACCAGGTGGCCGCCACCCTGACCCAGCCAAGGACCTACCTGCAGAAGGGCCAGGACTGGATCAAGCAGCAAACAACCTTACTTACCTCAAGGAAGCCATAG
- the LOC135935467 gene encoding calcium-independent phospholipase A2-gamma-like isoform X2, with amino-acid sequence MSALSQLQVLQQFSKQLVRAAYEQAVSREWLRSLQQAAAALASDRTNSAAETQPTHKVTRLDEVVKKQDDNSVQTYILPRIFSSLAYNLEKVEGRVEAAGQPEIVPEWKLKRTKEVSKLVVEARTRSLLTSIASAESVASKLKRIEDLSDLIKQHPVAKSYSVKHGGINTLLRMRAHERNELTMLSIREALAMMGYVDPLPGRGIRILSMDGGGTRGVMVIQLLRRLEELTGKRVCEMFDFICGVSTGAIMACLYGPHKRNLEDCSLLYKEISSRIFSRSPIWGTSKLLWSHSYYDTEHWEELLKTYIGTIPLIKTARDPSCPKMAAVSTVVNQAEVMPYIFRNYELPEGVPALYTGSSRHQLWEAPRASAAAPSYFGEFRTGDLLHQDGGVLVNNPTAIAIHEAKMLWPGEQLQCVVSFGTGRCHPLDLAIKNAATNGNGDSYSSWKQKFTKILESATDTEAVHNMLHDLLPNNVYFRFNPYVKEVSSMFEIRPEKLEELEREASLYARRNEEKFHQVAATLTQPRTYLQKGQDWIKQQTTLLTSRKP; translated from the exons ATGTCGGCCCTTTCGCAGCTGCAAGTGCTGCAGCAGTTTAGCAAGCAACTGGTGCGCGCCGCCTACGAGCAGGCCGTGAGCCGCGAGTGGCTGCGTAGCCTGCAACAGGCGGCCGCCGCGCTGGCCTCGGACCGCACAAATTCAGCGGCCGAGACGCAGCCCACCCATAAGGTGACGCGGCTCGACGAGGTGGTCAAGAAGCAGGATGACAACTCGGTGCAGACCTACATCCTGCCGCGCATTTTCAGCAGCTTGGCGTACAACCTGGAGAAGGTCGAGGGCCGCGTTGAGGCCGCTGGACAGCCTGAAATCGTGCCTGAGTGGAAGCTGAAGAGGACCAAAGAGGTTTCAAAG TTGGTGGTTGAAGCAAGGACGCGGAGTTTGCTGACCTCGATTGCCTCAGCCGAGAGCGTCGCGTCCAAACTAAAGCGGATTGAGGACCTCAGTGACCTCATCAAGCAGCATCCAGTTGCCAAGAGCTACTCAGTCAAG CATGGAGGCATCAACACACTTTTGCGAATGAGAGCGCACGAGAGGAACGAACTGACAATGCTTTCAATCAGAGAAGCCCTTGCCATGATGGGCTACGTTGACCCCTTGCCTGGTAGGGGAATTAGGATCTTAAGCATGGATGGAGGTGGAACGAG AGGGGTCATGGTGATCCAGTTGCTGCGCAGACTGGAAGAGCTGACTGGGAAGCGGGTGTGCGAAATGTTCGACTTCATTTGCGGAGTGAGCACAGGTGCCATCATGGCGTGTCTATACGGGCCACACAAAAGGAACCTGGAGGACTGCTCGCTGCTGTACAAGGAGATTAGCTCGCGTATTTTCTCCAGGAGCCCCATCTGGGGCACCAGCAAGCTGCTGTGGAGCCACTCTTACTATGACACCGAGCATTGGGAGGAGCTGCTCAAAACCTACATTGGCACCATACCACTAATCAAAACTGCCAGAGACCCTAGCTGTCCCAAG ATGGCAGCCGTGTCTACCGTGGTGAACCAAGCAGAAGTGATGCCCTACATTTTCCGCAACTATGAGTTACCTGAGGGCGTGCCAGCCCTTTACACTGGCAGCAGCAGGCACCAACTTTGGGAAGCGCCGCGCGCCTCTGCTGCCGCTCCTTCCTACTTTGGAGAGTTCAGGACAGGTGACCTCCTGCACCAG GATGGTGGTGTTTTGGTGAACAATCCAACGGCCATCGCCATCCACGAGGCTAAAATGCTTTGGCCCGGCGAACAGCTGCAGTGTGTTGTCTCTTTTGGCACTGGCCGCTGCCACCCTCTCGACCTGGCCATTAAAAACGCCGCCACCAACGGCAATGGTGATTCATACTCTTCTTGGAAGCAGAAATTCACTAAAATCCTGGAAAGTGCGACGGACACTGAAG CCGTGCACAACATGCTGCACGATTTGCTGCCGAACAACGTGTACTTCCGATTCAACCCTTATGTGAAGGAAGTGTCAAGCATGTTCGAGATCAGACCGGAGAAGCTAGAGGAGTTGGAGAGGGAAGCCAGTCTCTACGCCCGCAGGAACGAAGAGAAATTCCACCAGGTGGCCGCCACCCTGACCCAGCCAAGGACCTACCTGCAGAAGGGCCAGGACTGGATCAAGCAGCAAACAACCTTACTTACCTCAAGGAAGCCATAG